A region of Legionella donaldsonii DNA encodes the following proteins:
- a CDS encoding YdgA family protein has protein sequence MKKFTGLVVLLAALVLGSYYGMGYLTERKVRESLNIVNQSNGVAAEIVQYKRGWFTSEASLDWRLHVPERVVQIDGKSQTVPAEDYQMQMPITIYHGPVIFSDRGIKFGLGFAHTLLTLPAQYTDKFNNLFSSQSTQPKLNMSFFVNYFGNTSIDTSLPAFKLFAKEGNAEFNWLGMSTSTSVSSNMSEVDGNITIDGLHFTKDQIDTTMSAITSEYNLHKTPTGLFLGDASLSFPSLVVMNKDAKLLELGQFDMRSNSDIDDGLFSSQFKTSLEKIVANGKTYGPGNLEVAIRNLDADVLAKLNDQLNQLQQGTDAQRQQAVFAMLPELPRLFSKGAEFEISEMNFVMPQGTLEGNLMVSLPKGEFANPFELMQKIQGNGKLKIPAAVVQQLMTESIKQKMMSPQPSASQQGPVDQVQPQASTDTTTQAATSSADVNEQATTLATKQLSTLVQNGVLTVQGSDYVIEVSLNQGQLAVNGKPFNPAMLKF, from the coding sequence ATGAAAAAATTCACAGGATTAGTGGTTCTTTTAGCCGCTCTAGTCCTCGGCTCTTATTATGGTATGGGTTATCTCACTGAACGTAAGGTGAGAGAAAGCCTTAATATAGTCAATCAATCCAATGGTGTTGCTGCTGAAATTGTGCAGTACAAGCGTGGTTGGTTTACTTCCGAGGCTTCATTGGACTGGCGTTTACATGTTCCTGAGCGTGTCGTGCAAATAGATGGTAAATCCCAGACAGTGCCTGCTGAAGATTATCAAATGCAAATGCCGATTACTATTTACCATGGTCCTGTCATATTCTCAGATCGCGGTATCAAATTCGGTCTAGGCTTCGCTCATACTTTATTAACTTTACCAGCACAATATACTGATAAATTTAATAATTTATTCTCAAGCCAATCTACTCAACCAAAGTTAAATATGAGCTTTTTCGTAAATTATTTTGGTAATACGAGTATTGATACTTCTTTACCGGCCTTCAAGTTATTTGCTAAAGAAGGAAATGCGGAATTTAATTGGTTGGGCATGTCTACATCAACCAGTGTTTCCTCTAACATGAGTGAAGTGGATGGTAATATAACCATAGATGGTTTGCATTTTACAAAAGACCAAATCGATACAACGATGTCGGCTATTACCAGCGAATATAATTTACACAAGACGCCAACAGGTTTGTTCTTGGGTGATGCCAGTTTATCTTTCCCCTCGCTCGTAGTCATGAATAAGGACGCCAAGCTGCTTGAGCTAGGCCAATTCGACATGCGTTCTAATAGCGATATTGACGATGGCTTATTTAGTTCGCAATTTAAAACGTCATTAGAAAAAATAGTCGCTAACGGCAAAACTTATGGTCCAGGTAATTTAGAAGTAGCGATTAGAAATCTTGATGCCGATGTATTAGCTAAATTGAATGATCAATTAAATCAGCTGCAACAAGGTACAGATGCTCAACGTCAACAAGCCGTATTCGCCATGTTGCCTGAGTTACCCAGGTTGTTTAGCAAGGGGGCTGAGTTTGAAATTTCAGAAATGAATTTTGTGATGCCTCAGGGGACACTCGAGGGTAACTTAATGGTTTCTCTGCCGAAAGGTGAATTTGCTAACCCCTTTGAACTGATGCAAAAAATTCAAGGCAACGGTAAGTTGAAGATCCCTGCTGCAGTTGTACAACAGCTAATGACAGAATCAATTAAGCAAAAGATGATGTCACCACAGCCTAGTGCAAGTCAGCAAGGTCCTGTTGATCAAGTACAGCCACAAGCCAGTACTGATACTACTACGCAAGCGGCTACAAGTTCTGCAGATGTCAATGAGCAGGCTACCACACTGGCTACCAAGCAATTATCTACCCTGGTACAGAATGGCGTCCTGACAGTACAAGGAAGTGATTACGTGATTGAAGTGAGTCTTAACCAAGGTCAATTAGCAGTTAATGGCAAACCTTTCAATCCAGCTATGTTGAAATTTTAA